From Brassica oleracea var. oleracea cultivar TO1000 chromosome C3, BOL, whole genome shotgun sequence, a single genomic window includes:
- the LOC106334930 gene encoding uncharacterized protein LOC106334930 has protein sequence MVLGKRRGSLIKRTAIMRTITDDTATTYHIASQPSDHLTIHNPTVMISTKNDNDFLRTCSLCNQNLCHRRDIYMYRGDNAFCSLECRGKQIKLDERKVNNGVASNKPIRI, from the exons ATGGTCTTGGGAAAGCGTCGCGGCTCTTTGATCAAGAGAACAGCAATCATGAGAACGATCACAGACGATACAGCCACGACCTATCATATTGCATCTCAGCCGTCTGATCATCTAACCATTCATAATCCGACGGTGATGATATCTACTAAGAACGATAATGACTTCTTGAGGACTTGTAGCCTCTGCAATCAAAATCTCTGCCATCGTCGTGACATTTATATGTATAG GGGGGACAACGCATTTTGTAGCTTAGAGTGCAGGGGGAAGCAAATTAAGCTGGATGAGAGAAAAGTGAATAACGGCGTAGCATCCAACAAACCCATTCGTATTTGA